From the genome of Faecalibacterium prausnitzii:
GTGGCCGATCTCGCCGCCCGCACCGTGGGCACCATCAATGACCTTGCCGTTGACGATGACGCCGCCGCCGACACCGGTGCCCAGCGTGACCATGACTGCGCTGCGGCAGCCCTTGGCGGTGCCCATCCAGATCTCGCCCAGGGCGGCGACGTTGGCGTCGTTGCCGACAAGGACCTTCAGGCCGTCCAGCAGGCCGGACAGCTGGGCGGAAACGTTCCGCTCGCCCCAGCCGCCGAGGTTGGCACAGACGATGGGCACGACGCTGGAGTTCAGAACCGGGCCGGGCACACCGATGCCCACGCCCTCGACCTGCTCTGCGGCGATCTCCTTCTCGGTCATCTTGCCGTGAATGGCGTCGGCCAGATTTTCGAGGATGTGCTCACCGGCGTTGGAGGTGTCGGTAGGCACCTCCCACTTTTCCAGCAGTGCGCCGGACGTTGTGAACAGACCGACCTTTGCGGTGGTGCCGCCCAGATCAATGCCAAATGCGTATTCTTTCATGATTCATTTACCCCTTTTCCGCAGCGGTCGCCCGCTGATCATTTTACCTTGTTGCCATTATAACATATTCTGCCGCAGATGGGGAGCCATTTTTTCGGATTTTTCCAGTCTCGTGCGGGGCGCAGCTGTGTTCTGTGGGCCGCAGGGCGCAAAAAACGCGCCCGCCGCAAGGCAGAGCGCGTTTTCGCTGCAATGAAAGGCCAGAAGGCTTATTCCTCGTCGGGTTCGTCCTCTTCCTCGTCGTCCTCATCATCGTCCGTTCTGGGCTTGTAGAAGATGCCGCTCAGGAAGATGCTGACGAAGTACAGCAGGCACATGGGCACTGCCACGAAGCACTGGGACACGATGTCCGGCGGGGTGATGATGGCTGCGACCAGGAAGATGAGCACGATGGCAACGCCGCGGCCCTTCTTCATGATCTCCGGGTTTGCGATGCCCATCTTGGCCAGAATGATGGTGACCAGCGGCATCTCAAAGACGCAGCCGAAGATGATGAACATCGTCAGGCAGAGGTTGATGTAGCTCTCGATGCTGATGGACGCCGTGATGTAATCGGTGCCTTCCAGCGTGACCAGGAAGTTCAGCATAAAGGGCAGGGTGACCTTATAGGCGAACAGGATGCCGATGCAGAACAGCATCAGGCCGAGCAGCAGCACCAGCTTGAAGAAGAAGCTCTCGCTCCGCTTCAGGCCCGGCTTTGCAAAGGCGTAGATCTGATACAGCGCCACCGGCACGGTGATGACCACCGCCGCGATCAGCGAGACGCGGAAGTACTGCATCAGCTTCTCCTGCGGGGCCAGGAAGACGAAGGTGTAGTTCGCATTCCGGGCCATGGCCGTCAGCAGATCGATCAGTTTGTCCGAAACTGCCAGAAAACCGATCACACCCACCACAAACACGACTGCGCAGATGATCAGCCGGTTCCGCAGCTCTTTCAGGTGGCCGGTCAGCGTCATGCTGCCGTCCTCCGACATGACTTCGGCTTTCTTTTTGCGCTTAACGTTTGTAGCCACGAATTACTCCTCGTCCTTCTTCTCA
Proteins encoded in this window:
- a CDS encoding ROK family glucokinase; this encodes MKEYAFGIDLGGTTAKVGLFTTSGALLEKWEVPTDTSNAGEHILENLADAIHGKMTEKEIAAEQVEGVGIGVPGPVLNSSVVPIVCANLGGWGERNVSAQLSGLLDGLKVLVGNDANVAALGEIWMGTAKGCRSAVMVTLGTGVGGGVIVNGKVIDGAHGAGGEIGHITVDPHETAVCGCGKRGCLEQYSSATGVVRCMKKLLDENPEVECVLRGTDFAAKDVFDAARNGDALASREVEDMSNTLGMALASIASTTDPEMFLVGGGVARAGDVLFDPLVKHFKEYAFRSCRETPIKAASLGNDAGIYGAVRLIVGE
- the tatC gene encoding twin-arginine translocase subunit TatC, producing MATNVKRKKKAEVMSEDGSMTLTGHLKELRNRLIICAVVFVVGVIGFLAVSDKLIDLLTAMARNANYTFVFLAPQEKLMQYFRVSLIAAVVITVPVALYQIYAFAKPGLKRSESFFFKLVLLLGLMLFCIGILFAYKVTLPFMLNFLVTLEGTDYITASISIESYINLCLTMFIIFGCVFEMPLVTIILAKMGIANPEIMKKGRGVAIVLIFLVAAIITPPDIVSQCFVAVPMCLLYFVSIFLSGIFYKPRTDDDEDDEEEDEPDEE